The sequence CGCCCTGCATGTCCTCCGCCGTCCGTACCGCCTTCCCCGTCCGGGGCGCGGTCCTCGCCCGCCTCTCGTTCTTCCTCCTGCTGTGTCTGGCCGGGCCCTCGGGCGCCGCCGATGAAGCGTCGGCACGTCCCTTCCAGGTCCAGCCTCCCGCCGCCTGGGTGAGGCCCGTGCCCCTGGAGGAGCGGGACTTGCCCCCCTCGAGCGAGACGAGCGGCGGCATCCACCATGCGCTCGCTGAGACGCAGACGCGCGTGGACGGCCGCCGGGTGGAGACGTACAGCCACTACGCGCGGCGCGTGCTCTCCGAGGCGGGCATCGAGAACGCCGCGGAAGTCACCGTGAGCTTCGACCCGTCCTACCAGGAGCTCACGCTGCACGGCGTGTGGCTGCACCGTGGCGGGACGCGCATGGACGTGCTGGACCCCGCCGCCGTGAAGGTCATCCAGCAGGAGCGCGAGCTGGAGCAGCGCATCTACAACGGCACCCTCTCCGCGCTCATCTTCGTGCGCGACGTGCGCGTGGGCGACGTCATCGAGTACGCCTTCACCCGCACGGGCGCCAACCCCATCTTCGACGGCCGCTACCTCGCCGTCGCGGACGTGGGCTACGGCGTGCCCCTGGCCCACTGGCGCTACCGGCTCTTGTGGCCCGCCTCCCGCACGCTGCACGTGAAGAACCACGGCACGGAGTTGTCACCCACCGTGACGGAGGCGGGCGGCGTGCGCGAGTACATCTGGGAGCAGCGGGACGTGGCGGCGCTCACCGTCGATGACGCGCTGCCCTCCTGGTACGACCCGTGGCCGTGGCTCCAGTTCAGCGAGTTCGAGGACTGGGCCGCGGTGGCGCGCTGGGCGGTGCCCCTCTACCCCACGCCCGCGAAGCTTCCCCCGACGCTCGCCTCGGAGGTGGAGCGGCTGCGCGCCGCCCATGAAACCCCGGCCGCGCGGCTGCTGGGCGCGCTGCGCTTCGTACAGGACGAGGTGCGCTACCTGGGCATCGAGCTGGGCCCCAACTCGCACCGCCCGCATGCTCCCGAGGAGGTCCTCGCGCGGCGCTTCGGCGACTGCAAGGACAAGACGCTGCTGCTCGTCACGCTGCTGCGGGCGCTCGGAATCCAGGCGCGGCCGGCGCTCGTCCACACGCGCTGGCGACAGGGCCTGGAGTCGCTGCACGCGTCGCCGGGCGTGTTCGACCACGTCATCGTCCAGGCGCGGCTGGACGGCCGGGACTACTGGCTGGACCCCACCGTCTCGCACGAGCGGGGCGCGCTGGAGGACTGGACTCCGCCCCCGTTCCGCCGGGCGCTGCCGGTGGACGCCTCCACCACCGGCCTGGTGGAGATTCCGGAGCCGGACCTGACCGAGCCCACGCTGGAGGTGGAGGAGGCCTACACCGAGAGCGAGGCGGGCACTCCGTCCACCCTCACCGTGACGACGCGCTGGCGCGGCTCCGACGCCAATGACATGCGCCAGCAGTTCGCCACCGCGTCGCTGAAGGACCTGGAGCGCGAGTACCTCAACTACTACGCGCGCAGCGACCCGAAGGTCCGCTCCGCCGCACCGCTGTCCGTGACGGACGACCCGGAGCGCAACGTCGTCACCGTGGTGGAGCGCTACGCCCTTCCCTCCTTCTGGCGGGACGGGCGCCGCGAGTTCGGCACGTCCGACATCTCCAAGCGGCTCAAGCAGCCGCGCATCACCCAGCGCACCATGCCGCTGGGCATCGAGCATCCCGTCCACGTGCGGCACCACATCCGCGTGGACCTGCTGGAGCCCATCGACATCGACGAGGAGAAGTCCTCCATCACCGGCCCCGCCACCCGGCTCGACTACAGCTATGCCCTGGAGCAGCGCGGCCGGCGGCTGCTGCTCGACTACGAGTACCGCAGTCTCCGCGACGCCGTGGAGCCGGCGCACTTCATGGAGCACCTGGAGACCCTCAAGCGGATGGAGCCCAACACCGGCTACCACGTGACTCAGCCGCGCTCCCAGTACCGCGACGACGCCGGCCTTCCCTGGGGAGGCATCTGCCCGATGCTGATGGCGCTGGGGCTGGGCGTGCTGCTGATGCGGATGGAGAACGGGCCGCGCGCATACCTGAAGGAATTGAGCGCGCGCAGACGCAAGCGGGCCTTCACCCGCAAGCTGAGCTCCATCGAGGGAGACCTTCCCTCGCAGGCGATTGCCCTGGAGGACGTCACCGAATTGCCCGCGCGGCTGGCCCGGGTGCGCTGCGAGTGCGGCGCCAGCCGGGGGACGGGCGGGGAGCCCGCGAAGCTGGAGGAGGTCGTCCTCGGTGACGACGCCCTCGTCCTGGCGAAGTGGACGTGCGCGAAGTGCGGCCGCGCACGCCATGCCTACTTCTCGGTGGATACGGGAAAGGCGGCCTGAGGCCTCAGGCCCGCGCGCGGACGGGCCACGGCTGGGGACGCATGCCGGCCTGCCAGTTGTCGTGGCGCCCGTCCCAATAGCCGATGTTCAGCTCGGTCAGGTCCACGTCATCCAGGCAGTTGACGTTGACGGAGCGGAACTCGCCCCCGAGCTCCGGCACGTTGCCCTCGCCGAAAACCTGGGTGCCGCACTGCTTGCAAAAGACGCGGTAGTTGGGGCTGCCGCCCTTGCTCCACCGGCCCAGGTGCTCCTCGCCGGACACCAGGCGGAAGGCGCTCGGTTTCACGACGGTGCCGGTGGAGCCCACCTTGGTGCAGATGGTGCAGTTGCAGCGGCCGACCGGCGCGGTGAGGTCCACCTGGGCCTCGAAGCGCACGGCGCCGCACAGACAGCCGCCCTTCTTCCACTCGAGGTTGCTCTGGGTCTTCTGGGTCTGGGTCTCGGACATGGCGTGTTCTCCCGTGGGGTGCGTCGTGAAGGAACGAGAGGAGTTGTAGGCCCTGGCAGTGACAGCCTTGTGTCAGGTTTCTCCGGAGGGGAGCAGGTAGTCGAATTCGTAGGCGTGCTTCCCCCCGGTGATGATGATTTTCACCGAGCCGGTGAGCCCCTCGAGCTGTCCCGTGCCAGAGCCCGGAACCACGGTGAGGGTGAGCTGGGACGCACCGGGTGTCATCGTCCCGAAGTGCTGGAGGGCGAAGGTGCCTGCGCGGCCGTGCAGGGTGCCGGTGACGCGCTCCATGGCCACGTAGCCGCCGGAGGTCATCGCGGCGTCCCGGATGGCGAGCATCTGCCCCAGGCTGGTGGCCTCCAAGTCCCCGTGGAACTTCTTGTCGAGGGCCATGCGGCCGATTTGCGCCGCCTCGGTGCCCGGGTCCGGGGGCATGGGCGTCAGCTTCACGTCGAAAGGTCCGCTCGCGCGCTTCGTCATGGCGTCGTCACTCCTTGCATTGCGTGGCCCGGAGATACGCCCTCGCGTGCCGCGCGTGATTGCAAAAACGCGACACGTGCCCAGAATGCCGGCCGGTGAGCCGCCCCCGTCTCGACGCGCCCCGTGGCGTCCTCCAGCGCCCTGCTCCCGAGGGACGGATTGCGCATGAGCGCTTCGCGCCCTCGGCCGCCCTGGAGCCGTTCGTCCAGCACTTCTGGACGGTGCGGTGGGACTTGCGCGGCGAGCCTCCCGTCCTCGCGGAGACGCTGCCGCACCCGTGCGTGCACCTCGTCTTCGAGCGGGGACGCGCCCGGGTGCTGGGCGTACAGACGAAGCGCCGGTTCCGGCGCTACCTGCGCGGAATGGACCGCGTCTTCGGCATCAAGTTCCGCCCGGCCGCCTTCCAGCCCTTCTTCCCCGCACCGCTCTCCACCCTCACCGACCGGGGGCTGAGCCTGCGCACCGTCTTCGGCCCGGAGAGCCACGCGCTGCGCGAGGCCATCCTCGGAGAGCCGGACCCGCGCCGGTGCGTGACACTCGCGGAGGATTTCCTCTGCAAGCGGCTCCCGGAGCTGCCCGGGGAGACGGCCCGCCTGCGGGATTTGGTGGAACGGCTCGCCTCGGACCCGAGCCTCACCCGGATGGAGCAGGTCGCCGCGCTCGTGGGGATGGAGCCGCGCAAGCTCCAGCGCCGCTTCAGCGCGGCGGTGGGCGTGAGCCCCAAGTGGGTCCTCCAGCGCTACCGCCTCCATGAAGCCGCCGAGCGGCTGGTGCGCGCGGACGTGACGGACATGGCGGGCCTCGCGCTGGAGCTGGGGTACTTCGACCAGTCGCACTTCATCCGCGACTTCAAGGCCGTCGTCGGCCGCCCGCCCGCGAAGTACGTCGCGGAGGCCCGGGCAGCCACGCGGAAGTGAGCACGGCGACACCCGCAAAGTGTTTCATTGATGAATCATCCATGGGTCCCTGCAACCCCGGAACACCTGCACGCCATTGTCAACTTTGCTGGGCTCGCACGCTTCATCGCCATGTCTGGTTTGAGGCCAGAACCCGCTTGTCCGGCTCTTGAGACCCGAGAAGCCTCCGAGTCCACCAACTGAGTCATCTGGAAACTTTTGATGACTCTTGATCACTCCAATGTTTTGATTTTAGTGTGACGGGGCAAAGACAACCCACGAGGTGAAACATGAGCCGCCGGCCCTGGCGCGCGTGAGCCCGGCCGGATGTATCACCCGGGCACCGCCCGCGAGTCTCCTCCCCCGCTGACGCCGCGTTGGCACGACGCTCCCCTGCGCGACGTACGGCTCCCCTCCACCACCGCCCCGCCGCACCTCCCTGTCGCCAACAGGAACGCCCTTCTCATGCCTCGCATCCAGATGCAGACGGTCCGGTCCGCACATCCGGAGCCGGTCGCCGCCGCGGAGGAGCTGGTGTCCCAGCTCTCTGGCCCCACGCCGAAGCTCGTCACCCTCTTCGCCTCGCGCGAGCGTGACCAGCAGGCCCTCAACCGCGCCCTGCGCGAGCGGCTGCCGAAGGGCACCCGGCTGGTGGGGGCGACGACCGCGGGCGAGCTGGACAACCAGGGCATCCACTCGGGCTCGGTGGTGATGGGCGCGCTGTCGGGCGGCTTCGAGGTGGGCGTGGGGGTGGGCGTGGGCCTGTCGCGAGACGCGCTCACCGCCGGGAGCCAGGCCATGTCGCGGGCGTGTCACGAGCTGGGCGTGAATCCGGAGGACCTGGACCCGCGCCGGCACGTGGGCATCGTCATGGACGACGGCTTCCGCCACAAGAAGGAGGAGCTGCTGCTCGGCCTGCTGGAGCGCAACCAGGGACTGATGCTCGTGGGAGGCGGCGCGAGCGACCACGAGCGGGATGCCACGAAGCAGTCCGCCCTCCTCCACGTGGATGGAGAGGTCTTCGCCGATGCGGCCTGGGTCGTCCTCCTCCACCTTCCGGCGCCGTGGGCCGTGATGCGCTCGCACTGGTACGTGCCCGGTGGGGAGCGGCTGCGCATCACCCGCGTGGACGAGACGCACACGCGCGCGCTGGAAATCGACGGCCAGCCGGCGGCCCGCCGCTACGCGGAGCTGCTGGGCGTCAGCGTGGAGGAGTTGGAGCTCGGCAAGCCGCGCGGCTTCTCGCTGCGCCCCACCGCGGTGAAGGTGGGGCGCGAGTACTTCCTGCGCTCGCCGTGGAAGCCGCTGGAGGACGGCTCCATCCTCTTCGCCAACCTGCTGACGGAGGACACGGAGCTGGAGCTGATGCGGCTGGGCGACATGGTCGAGTCCACCCGGCGCTTCTTCACCGAGGAGATTCCTCGCCGCGTGCTCAACCCGCAGGCCGCTCTGCTGTTCCACTGCGGCGCGCGCATGTGGATGGCACAGTCGATGGGCGTGGCGTCCGAGCTCGCGCAGACGCTGCGCTACGCGCCGCCGGCCGTGGGCGCCAACGTGCAATTCGAAATCTACTCGGGGTTCAACCTCAACATGACGCTGACGGCGCTGGTGCTCGGCGCCGCACCGTGACGTCCGCTCACTCCGGGTTGTCCTTGAGGAGCAGCGTGAGGTAGCGGCTGAAGCGCAGCGTGCCGAGCGCGGACTGCTCGCGCTCCAGTTCCTCGCGGCGCCAGTGGAGACTGGCGCAGGCGCGCCGGGCCGCCTCCACCTTCAGGCCTGCCGCGTCCAGGTCCATCGTCCGGGCTTTCAGCTCCCGGGTGAGGCGCAGCGACTCCTGCTCCATGAAGCCGGAGACATCCGGTTCCTTCCTCCAGAGCAGCTCCGCGACCTCGGACTCCTCGGCGCTCAGGGCCTCGCGCAGCGCGGCGAAGCGGGCGGCCAGGGCCTCGGTCCGGCGCGCGCGCTCTGCCTGGAGCGCCTCCAGCTCCCGCTCGGTCCGGGCCCGGAACTCGAGCCAATTCTTCTCGAGAGCGATTTGCTGCGCCTCGGGAAGCTGAGTGGGCATCGACTCGCGCGCCCACTGCTCCAGCCCGGCGCGCCACTCGAGCAGGAGGGATTGGTGATGTGTGGGGAGCTTCTGAATGTTCGACGTGCTGCCGGCGACGATGCCCGCCGCCGTCAACACACCATTGCTCCGCAGCAGGTCGATGGCCTGGGAAGTCAGCCCGACGCCGCGAACCCGGGCCTTGTCGATGGGCTCGCGCCGCAGCACGTCGGCCACATGCTCCTCCTGGAGCATCCGGAGCGCCTCGGCGTGGGCCCGGTCGGCCGAGGTGAGGTTGGCGAGGCGCCGCTGGAGCTCCGCCTCCCAGGCTTGCTGCTCGCCTTCCAACGACTGGCGCGCATGCGATTCCTGTTCGCTGAGCGCCTTCCGCTGCTCGGTGAAGCCCGCGAGCTTCGCCTGGTACGCGTCGCGAGCCTTCTGGACGAACACGCCTCGAAGGCTGCTCATCGCCTCCAGGGCGGACAGCAGCTCCGCGCATTGCGAGCGCGCCTCCTGTTCGACGCGCGCGCGGTCCTCTCGCAGTTGCTGAAGCCGGGCCTCCGCCTCCTCCAGGTCCTTCCGCGTCGTGGCGAGCGCTGCATCCACTGTCTGGAGCCGCTCGAGTCCTCGTGTCCGTTGGTATGCGGAGCGCGCCCAGGCCCATCCCAGGCCACCCGTGACGCCCAGCCCCATCAGCCACATGGGGGACATGGCCACGGAGAGCACGGCGGACAGTCCGCCCGCGAGGAGGATGCCGTTCGCCACCTGCCTGTCCTCCAGCGGCACCGCGCCGCGCGCTGCAGGGGCCGAGAGCTCGGGGACCATGAAGCGCGCCAGCTCGGACGCGGCGGTCTGGGACGGCGGAGCCTTCGCCTCCGGCGGCAGGGCTGGCATCACCCTGGGCACCTCGAGGCCGGCAATGGCCGCGCCGTCCAGGGGCGGCACGCTTCGAGGAGAACTCGGCAGGAGGGTGCCGAGCATGAAGGACGCCACCGCCCTCACCGGCGCATGGGGAGAAGCCAGCAGCGCCTTGAACAGCGCGGAGCGCTCGCGCTCGACGAAGTCCTTCTTGCGGAACAGCAGGCAGTCATCGCCGCCGTGGAAGCGCTTCCAGAGCGACGGCTCGTGGGCCAGGGCGACGAGGGAGGCCCACACCACCCAGGCGGAGAAGGAGTCCATCCGCTCGTCGAAGAAGTCCGGGGTCCGGTCCGGGTGCTGATAGTTGGCGTGCCCGCGCTCGTGGCTCGTTCGCCCGGCGAGCGCGGGGACGAACATGCCGTCGTAGTCCACCAGGCGCAGGCCCTCGGGAGTGACGACGACGTTGCCGTGCTGGAGGTCGCCATGAGCCACGCGCGCGCGCCTCAGGTCCTCCAGCAATTGCAGCCAGGCGGCCGCGAGGTCGAAGAGCGCCTTCGGCGACGCATGGTGCTTGTCGACGTGGGCGGCGAGGGACTCGCCCTGTACCCACTCCATCTTCACGATGGGGAACCAGTGGCCCTGCACCTGGATGCCCCGTGAGAGGAAGGCGACCTCCACGGAGGACGACATCCAGTTCATGGACAGGTGCCGGATGACTTCCGCGTAGCGCACCGCCTGGTCCTGCTGGATGGGGCGGGTGAAGCAGCGCACCGCGAAGTCCCGCTCACCACAGCGCAGCTTGTAGACGGTGGCGAAGTTCCCCGCGCGAGGACGAGGCAATCCGGCCAGGGCTCCGCTCCCCATGACTTCCGGCACGCCCGCCCGGAGCTCGGGGTCCGCGAAGGCCTGGCGCGGGTGCTGGAGGGCCGCCTGGTAGTCGCTGTCGGACGGAAGCTTCACTCACTGCTCCACGGTGAGCTGGAGGAGTGTCACGTCGTCATTGCGCATGGCCTTCTCCGCGCGCAGCCGACCGATGAGCGCCTCGAATGCGGCACGGCCTTCGCCTGAAAAAGTGCCGGGGAGCAGCGTCCAGGGAGCATGCCCGCGCTCGTGCTCCGCGAGGAACCAGCACGCCAGCGCATCCGTCATCAGGTAGAGCGTGTCTCCGTCGCGCAGGTCTCCCGAGGCGCTGCGCACCTGCGCGCCCACGCGCCCGTTCTGATGAGCGTGCGTCGAGAGGAGGAACGGAGTGGAGCCGAACGCGGCGGACTGCTCCAGGGGAAATGCGCGGAGGAGTACACCGCCTCGGAGCTGGAAGAGGCACGAGTCCCCTATCGCCAAGGCCTCCCACGTACGGCGGCCCTCCTGCTCCCGAAGCGTCACGCCGAGGAGCGTGGCGAACGCGCCCTCGCGCAGCTTCTCCTCCGCGTACCAGGGGAGCTGCTTCGCGCCGACGTGCTCATGCCACTGACGCTGGAGTGCGGGGAGCACGGAAAGGAGTCCAGATGCATCGGCGACTTCTCCGCGCGCGAAGGCTCCCGCGAGCAGCCGCGCCCACAGGCCGGAGAACAGGCTCTCCGTCGCACCATCCGCGACGGCCGCATGGAGCGTCATTCCTTCGAGCATGCTTCTGCTCTCGGGTGCGTACGCGTCCTCGTTCTCGGAAGGTGCGTTCCCCGCCTTCTGGAGTGAGGCGGCTTCGAGGTGGATGCGCACGGCTGGCCTCTAGCGCAGGTTGCTCGGCCGCGTTCCGATGTTCAGGAACTTGATGAGCGAGATGATGTCCGCGTTGAAGACGAAGCCTCGTGCGCCCTCGCTGACCTGGAGGCCCTCCTCGCGCGCGGCCGACAGCATTCCCGGCGTCAGTGGACTGGAGAGATGGAAGAGGAGCCGCGCATGCGCGTCCGGCAGCGTTGCTTCCGAGTTGGGAAACTGGATGGGCGTGGCCGTATGCGCGGACAGGTGCACGTTGAGCAGCAGCACTGCTCCGTCCGTCGTGCGCAGCCCGCGCAATTCGGAGGCGATTCCCGTGGGGTCTCCGTCCGTGGGCTGACCGTCGGAGATGTTCACGACGATGGGCGGGAAGCCCTCGGGATGCTGGCGCACCCACTCACCCACGATGCCTGTCGCGCGATTGAGCGCCTGGCACATGGGCGTGGCGCCGTTGGCCACGGACTCGAACCAGATGGGGAAGCGGACCTTCTCGCGCACCAGTCCGCCCATGCCGTCCTCACGCTCGCGCGTGCGCTCCTCCAGCCGCGCGGGGGCATGGCCAATCTCGCTGATGGGGACGAGGGTGCGTCCCGCGAGCGGCCCCCGGAAGGCAGGCGCCACCTCGCCGCCGTAGCCGAGCACGCCAAGGTGGAAGTAGTCGCGGATGCCCTCCTCGCGCGCGCACCGGACCACGAGGTTCTGCAGAAGCCGGTTGGTGACGTCCGCCACCCCGTCCGCCTTGCGCCGCTGCGAGCCGCTGAAGGGTTCCTCCATGGAGCCGGACTGGTCGATGAGGATGAGGATGCACGCCGGGTTCGTCCGGCTGATCTCCGCCGAGTACGCCATGGTCTCCCTGGGACTAAGCCGTGGTGGCAAAGGCTGAAAGCGTAATGCAGCAGGGCCGGAGCCGAATAGCTGGGAATGGACCGCGCCTACTTCGCATCGGGCCCGGCGGGCTCCGACCAGGTCGTCCCATCGAAGCGCAGCAGGCTTCGCGGGCCCACGGACCACAGCACATCGCCTGCGGCGTCCAGGCGATGCGTGAGTGGCCGATGCATGCCGGGCGTCACGTCGGAGAACGTGCCGCGTGCGTAGGTGTGGAGGCCGTGCAGGCCCGACGTGAGGTAGAGCTTCTGGCCATAGGCGCAGATGGACCAGAAGCTCTCCGCGGTGGTGCCTCGTTGCAGTGCGCGCCAGCCGTGCCGGCCTCCCCGGTACAGCGTGCCTTCGGCGCCCGCCACCACCACTTCGCCTCGTGACAGACAGCGGACCGCGTACAGATGCGCGCGCGTCGGGGGGTGCAGGTAGCGCCAGCGCGAGCCGTCGAAGTGCGCCGCGACGCCGTCCATGCCGACGACGTAGAGGTCGTCTCGCGCGAAGCCGTCCAGGTCGAGGAAGGCATTCTCCCGCCATGGGTCCAGGCCTCGCTCCAGCCGCAGCCAGGAGCCTGATTGCACGCGGTAGAACTGCCCGCCCCGGCCGCAGGCGAAGAACGCGCCGTCCACCGCGCGCACGCGCTCCAGCGGGCCGCGTGCTTCGGCCTCGGTGATGACGTACTCGCGGAAGCGACCCCGGATGCGCCAGGGCGTCAGTGGCCGTTCCCACTCCCCCGCCCATGACACATGGCCCTGCCGGCCCAGTGCGCAGACGAGGCCATGGTGGTGGGCCACCGAGATGAGGAAGTCATCCACCACGTCGTGCCGGAGCCACGTGCCCGCGAGCTTCACGTAGAGGCGCGAGGCCGGTGCGTCCGTGAGGCCCGCGCTGACGACGAGCGTGTCGGCGTCCACGGCCACTCCGTCCGTGAAGAACACGGCGGACATGGGCGGCTACCTCGACGGCGGAGGCTCGCCGCCTTCGGTGGGCTCCACCTGCTCCGGGTCGAGCACCACGTTGAGCACCGGACGCGCATTCGAGAGCAGCGGCGCGAACAGGGACGGCTGGCCCGGGTCGTCGAACACCGTCGCGTAGTCCTCGGGCTTCAGCGCACGCACCAGCCGGGCGGCGAACGTCTCCTTGAGCAGCCGCACGTAGTACTCGGCGTCGTAGTCGCGCGGGTCGTTCGCGGCGCTGACTTCGCGGCTGTCCTCCGGGTCCGGCAGCAGGCCCGCGCGTCCGCCCACCGCGCGGTACACGCGCACGCGCTCGCCCACCGCCCAGTCCTTCCGCCCTCCCGAGAGCATGGCCTCATACGGCAATTCGCGCCGTCGCTCGCGGATGCCGAAGTACTGCGACGGGCTCTTCGTCAACCGCACCCGCGAGGACACGTCGAACGTGGGCACCTGCCGCCTTCGCAGCGCCATCACCGTCGAGACATACGCGTCTCGCACTCCAGGAATGTCCCCCACGAGCAGGCAGCGCAGCGCGCGGCGCAGGAAGTCCTCGCCGAAGGGCTCCGCCCGGCTGGAGCGGAACGCCACACCGCGCAGGACGAGTGCCCCGTCGTACGGCTGCAGCGCGTAGTTCTTCGGTTCGTGCGACAGCATCGCCGCATAGCGCCCGTCGAACTCCAGCTTCACGCGAGGCGGCAGCAGCGCGGCGACCTCGGAGACCACGCGCCGCTCGTCCAGCTCGCGCCAGTCCTCCGGCACCGCGAAGTACACGCCGTCCGTGTCGGCCTCCAGCAGCGTGACGCCCCGCCGCGCCAGTTCCCGGCACAGCAGTGACAGCACCGCGCGCCCATGCCGCGTCACCTCGTTGGCGGCGTGGACGTCCGAGAAGCGCGTCAGCCCCACCGCGCCCATGTACCCATAGGCCGAGTTGACGACAATCTTCATCGCCGCCGACAGCGCCTCGTGCGTGTACCGCTCCTGCGAGCCAGGAGGCGCGGCCTTCGCCTTCGCCTTGGCCGCGAGCCGCTGGTCCACCAACCGGTCCACCAGCGCGAGCAGCGCACCGAGCCTGTCCCGCTTCGGACCGATGCGGTACTGGCGCATCAGCGACGGGTACAGGCTCGCGACGTCCGCCTTCACCACGTGTCTCGCGACGCCAGTGGCGAACAGGTGCAGCGCCGCGCCGCTGTGCGAGGTGCCGTCTCCCTCCTCGTGCGCGGGCAGCGCCGCTCCTGCTCGCAGGTACGCGCGCACCAGCAGCGGGTCCAGCACGCCGGTGGCGGGGCCCGCGTCGGCGAGGCGCTCGTAGCGGCGCGGCGCCATGCGGGCCAGCGCGAAGGCCGCTCCGCCCAGCAGGCGCGCGAGGCCCGCGGCCTCATTCACATCCTCACGGGCATAGCGGCGCACCCGCTCGGGGTCCTTCAAGAAGACTTCGTGGACCTTCGCGCCGGGGATGAGCTCGCGCTCGGGCCCGGAGATGCCGAGGTGCTTCGCCACCACCTTGAGCCCGTGGCCCGGCAAA comes from Pyxidicoccus parkwaysis and encodes:
- a CDS encoding DUF3224 domain-containing protein, with the translated sequence MTKRASGPFDVKLTPMPPDPGTEAAQIGRMALDKKFHGDLEATSLGQMLAIRDAAMTSGGYVAMERVTGTLHGRAGTFALQHFGTMTPGASQLTLTVVPGSGTGQLEGLTGSVKIIITGGKHAYEFDYLLPSGET
- a CDS encoding GFA family protein encodes the protein MSETQTQKTQSNLEWKKGGCLCGAVRFEAQVDLTAPVGRCNCTICTKVGSTGTVVKPSAFRLVSGEEHLGRWSKGGSPNYRVFCKQCGTQVFGEGNVPELGGEFRSVNVNCLDDVDLTELNIGYWDGRHDNWQAGMRPQPWPVRARA
- a CDS encoding DNA polymerase domain-containing protein, with translation MANPMEDEWLWGWDPTPGIVSVWAEPDGRAFVWRRLPGGGGLVREDVRFRPWLLLSSLEDLAHLGNRLRPEKEGPAPNVVTWEELEGPGALRYVVRANDGRALTAALLHGTSRRLGRSFGHLRDLDSNTVLSLPPEEQYLTATGRTYFRDLGFDDLRRLQFDLETTGLDAEKDRIFLVALRDPAGGTEVLDAHGNDDTAEADLILRLMERIRFHDPDVIENHNLHGFDLPFLARRARLLDVPLAMGRAGAPGLRQRPASRGAAVGRGPAGRSDAMRRSRYTVPGRELIDTLDAVLRHDFSARDLPGHGLKVVAKHLGISGPERELIPGAKVHEVFLKDPERVRRYAREDVNEAAGLARLLGGAAFALARMAPRRYERLADAGPATGVLDPLLVRAYLRAGAALPAHEEGDGTSHSGAALHLFATGVARHVVKADVASLYPSLMRQYRIGPKRDRLGALLALVDRLVDQRLAAKAKAKAAPPGSQERYTHEALSAAMKIVVNSAYGYMGAVGLTRFSDVHAANEVTRHGRAVLSLLCRELARRGVTLLEADTDGVYFAVPEDWRELDERRVVSEVAALLPPRVKLEFDGRYAAMLSHEPKNYALQPYDGALVLRGVAFRSSRAEPFGEDFLRRALRCLLVGDIPGVRDAYVSTVMALRRRQVPTFDVSSRVRLTKSPSQYFGIRERRRELPYEAMLSGGRKDWAVGERVRVYRAVGGRAGLLPDPEDSREVSAANDPRDYDAEYYVRLLKETFAARLVRALKPEDYATVFDDPGQPSLFAPLLSNARPVLNVVLDPEQVEPTEGGEPPPSR
- a CDS encoding FIST signal transduction protein, which produces MPRIQMQTVRSAHPEPVAAAEELVSQLSGPTPKLVTLFASRERDQQALNRALRERLPKGTRLVGATTAGELDNQGIHSGSVVMGALSGGFEVGVGVGVGLSRDALTAGSQAMSRACHELGVNPEDLDPRRHVGIVMDDGFRHKKEELLLGLLERNQGLMLVGGGASDHERDATKQSALLHVDGEVFADAAWVVLLHLPAPWAVMRSHWYVPGGERLRITRVDETHTRALEIDGQPAARRYAELLGVSVEELELGKPRGFSLRPTAVKVGREYFLRSPWKPLEDGSILFANLLTEDTELELMRLGDMVESTRRFFTEEIPRRVLNPQAALLFHCGARMWMAQSMGVASELAQTLRYAPPAVGANVQFEIYSGFNLNMTLTALVLGAAP
- a CDS encoding protein phosphatase 2C domain-containing protein, whose protein sequence is MRIHLEAASLQKAGNAPSENEDAYAPESRSMLEGMTLHAAVADGATESLFSGLWARLLAGAFARGEVADASGLLSVLPALQRQWHEHVGAKQLPWYAEEKLREGAFATLLGVTLREQEGRRTWEALAIGDSCLFQLRGGVLLRAFPLEQSAAFGSTPFLLSTHAHQNGRVGAQVRSASGDLRDGDTLYLMTDALACWFLAEHERGHAPWTLLPGTFSGEGRAAFEALIGRLRAEKAMRNDDVTLLQLTVEQ
- a CDS encoding DUF3857 domain-containing transglutaminase family protein codes for the protein MSSAVRTAFPVRGAVLARLSFFLLLCLAGPSGAADEASARPFQVQPPAAWVRPVPLEERDLPPSSETSGGIHHALAETQTRVDGRRVETYSHYARRVLSEAGIENAAEVTVSFDPSYQELTLHGVWLHRGGTRMDVLDPAAVKVIQQERELEQRIYNGTLSALIFVRDVRVGDVIEYAFTRTGANPIFDGRYLAVADVGYGVPLAHWRYRLLWPASRTLHVKNHGTELSPTVTEAGGVREYIWEQRDVAALTVDDALPSWYDPWPWLQFSEFEDWAAVARWAVPLYPTPAKLPPTLASEVERLRAAHETPAARLLGALRFVQDEVRYLGIELGPNSHRPHAPEEVLARRFGDCKDKTLLLVTLLRALGIQARPALVHTRWRQGLESLHASPGVFDHVIVQARLDGRDYWLDPTVSHERGALEDWTPPPFRRALPVDASTTGLVEIPEPDLTEPTLEVEEAYTESEAGTPSTLTVTTRWRGSDANDMRQQFATASLKDLEREYLNYYARSDPKVRSAAPLSVTDDPERNVVTVVERYALPSFWRDGRREFGTSDISKRLKQPRITQRTMPLGIEHPVHVRHHIRVDLLEPIDIDEEKSSITGPATRLDYSYALEQRGRRLLLDYEYRSLRDAVEPAHFMEHLETLKRMEPNTGYHVTQPRSQYRDDAGLPWGGICPMLMALGLGVLLMRMENGPRAYLKELSARRRKRAFTRKLSSIEGDLPSQAIALEDVTELPARLARVRCECGASRGTGGEPAKLEEVVLGDDALVLAKWTCAKCGRARHAYFSVDTGKAA
- a CDS encoding vWA domain-containing protein, which gives rise to MAYSAEISRTNPACILILIDQSGSMEEPFSGSQRRKADGVADVTNRLLQNLVVRCAREEGIRDYFHLGVLGYGGEVAPAFRGPLAGRTLVPISEIGHAPARLEERTREREDGMGGLVREKVRFPIWFESVANGATPMCQALNRATGIVGEWVRQHPEGFPPIVVNISDGQPTDGDPTGIASELRGLRTTDGAVLLLNVHLSAHTATPIQFPNSEATLPDAHARLLFHLSSPLTPGMLSAAREEGLQVSEGARGFVFNADIISLIKFLNIGTRPSNLR
- a CDS encoding helix-turn-helix domain-containing protein, which gives rise to MSRPRLDAPRGVLQRPAPEGRIAHERFAPSAALEPFVQHFWTVRWDLRGEPPVLAETLPHPCVHLVFERGRARVLGVQTKRRFRRYLRGMDRVFGIKFRPAAFQPFFPAPLSTLTDRGLSLRTVFGPESHALREAILGEPDPRRCVTLAEDFLCKRLPELPGETARLRDLVERLASDPSLTRMEQVAALVGMEPRKLQRRFSAAVGVSPKWVLQRYRLHEAAERLVRADVTDMAGLALELGYFDQSHFIRDFKAVVGRPPAKYVAEARAATRK